A stretch of Pseudomonas sp. CCC3.1 DNA encodes these proteins:
- a CDS encoding DUF1456 family protein, with translation MIHNDVLRSVRYMLDISDNKVVEIIKLGGLDVTKEDVLTYLKKDEEEGFVRCPDNVMAHFLDGLVVFKRGKDESRPPQPVELPVTNNIILKKLRVAFELKEDDMHAILKAAEFPVSKPELSALFRKFGHTNYRTCGDQLLRNFLKGLTLRVRG, from the coding sequence ATGATTCATAACGACGTACTGCGCAGCGTGCGCTACATGCTGGACATCAGCGACAACAAAGTTGTCGAAATCATCAAGCTCGGTGGCTTGGACGTGACCAAAGAAGACGTCCTGACCTACCTGAAAAAAGACGAAGAAGAAGGCTTTGTGCGCTGCCCGGACAATGTCATGGCGCACTTTCTTGATGGCCTGGTGGTGTTCAAGCGCGGCAAGGACGAAAGCCGTCCACCGCAGCCTGTTGAATTGCCCGTGACCAACAACATCATCCTGAAAAAGCTGCGCGTAGCCTTCGAACTCAAAGAAGACGACATGCACGCGATCCTCAAGGCTGCCGAGTTCCCGGTCTCCAAGCCTGAGCTGAGCGCCTTGTTCCGCAAGTTCGGCCACACCAACTACCGCACGTGTGGCGACCAGTTGCTGCGCAACTTCCTCAAGGGTCTAACCCTGCGGGTTCGCGGCTGA
- a CDS encoding rRNA pseudouridine synthase, translating into MSEPIRLSKRLIELVGCSRREAELFIEGGWVTVDGEVIDEPQFKVDNQKVELDPQAKATAPEPVTILLNAPAGLDTDSALQLITPDTLSEEHRYGKRPLKGHFLRLTVGNELQANASGLLVFTQDWKIVRKLTADANKIEQEYVVEVSGEMAPHGLNRLNHGMTYKGRELPAVKASWQSENRLRFAMKNPQPGVIALFCQAVGLTVISIRRIRIGGVSMGKLPVGQWRYMTAKEKF; encoded by the coding sequence ATGTCTGAACCGATACGTCTCTCCAAACGCCTCATCGAACTCGTCGGCTGCTCGCGCCGTGAGGCCGAACTGTTCATTGAAGGTGGCTGGGTCACGGTAGATGGCGAAGTCATCGACGAACCGCAATTCAAGGTCGACAACCAAAAGGTCGAGCTGGACCCGCAAGCCAAGGCCACTGCGCCAGAGCCTGTGACCATTTTGCTCAACGCCCCTGCTGGCCTGGACACCGACAGCGCTCTGCAACTGATTACCCCGGACACCCTGAGTGAAGAGCACCGCTACGGCAAGCGCCCGCTCAAAGGGCACTTTCTGCGCCTGACCGTTGGCAACGAGTTACAAGCCAACGCCAGCGGCTTGCTGGTGTTCACTCAGGACTGGAAAATCGTTCGCAAGCTGACCGCCGATGCCAACAAGATTGAGCAGGAGTACGTGGTTGAAGTCTCTGGCGAGATGGCTCCCCACGGTTTGAACCGACTCAATCACGGCATGACCTACAAGGGTCGAGAACTGCCTGCCGTCAAAGCCAGCTGGCAGAGTGAAAACCGCCTACGCTTTGCGATGAAGAATCCGCAGCCGGGTGTGATCGCACTGTTCTGCCAAGCCGTAGGCCTTACCGTCATCTCAATCCGCCGAATTCGTATTGGCGGCGTGTCGATGGGCAAGCTGCCCGTAGGCCAATGGCGCTACATGACCGCCAAAGAAAAGTTCTAA
- a CDS encoding GNAT family N-acetyltransferase, whose translation MQHKWAVTTPHSTDFDALAKVWEASVRATHDFLPDSYIVLLRQLVRDQYLDAVMLICCKDPISKRIAGFAGVAAGKVEMLFIHPDYRGQGVGKFLLMFAISELNAELLDVNEQNPQATGFYLKQGFEVIGRSEKDGMGHPYPLLHLRYKRPARA comes from the coding sequence ATGCAACACAAATGGGCCGTTACTACACCACATTCCACAGATTTCGATGCACTAGCCAAGGTATGGGAAGCCTCGGTTCGCGCCACCCATGATTTTCTGCCTGACAGCTATATTGTGTTACTGCGCCAATTGGTCAGAGACCAATACTTGGACGCCGTGATGCTGATCTGTTGCAAAGATCCGATCAGCAAACGCATTGCTGGCTTTGCCGGCGTGGCAGCAGGCAAGGTGGAAATGCTCTTCATCCACCCTGATTACCGCGGGCAAGGGGTTGGCAAATTCCTGCTCATGTTCGCCATCAGCGAACTGAACGCTGAATTGCTGGACGTTAACGAGCAAAATCCGCAAGCCACTGGTTTTTACCTCAAACAAGGTTTTGAGGTCATTGGGCGCAGTGAAAAGGACGGTATGGGCCACCCTTACCCGCTGCTCCACCTGCGGTATAAACGCCCGGCACGCGCATAA
- the tsaA gene encoding tRNA (N6-threonylcarbamoyladenosine(37)-N6)-methyltransferase TrmO — protein MTYTVSPIGFVRSCFKEKFAIPRQPQLAPAARGVLELVAPFDQGDAVQGLEQVSHVWLLFVFHQALEDKPRLKVRPPRLGGNKSMGVFATRATHRPNGIGQSVVKLDKVEANRLHISGIDLLDGTPILDIKPYVPYADIIDSASNSMASAAPVLIPVYWAEAALHQAHAQALRLQEPLVALIEQCLAQDPRPAYQTPTAKREYGAQFWDLDVRWHYPEPGVIRVLEVIPKQ, from the coding sequence ATGACTTACACCGTTTCCCCTATCGGTTTTGTGCGCTCCTGTTTCAAGGAGAAGTTCGCCATTCCGCGCCAACCCCAGTTGGCCCCGGCCGCCCGTGGCGTGCTGGAACTGGTTGCGCCGTTCGATCAGGGCGATGCAGTGCAGGGCCTGGAACAGGTCAGTCATGTCTGGTTGCTGTTTGTGTTTCACCAGGCGCTGGAAGACAAGCCTCGGCTCAAGGTGCGCCCGCCACGACTGGGCGGTAATAAATCCATGGGGGTGTTTGCCACTCGCGCCACGCATCGCCCCAATGGCATCGGCCAATCGGTGGTCAAGCTGGACAAGGTAGAAGCCAACCGACTGCATATCTCGGGAATAGACCTGCTCGACGGTACGCCGATTCTCGACATCAAACCCTATGTGCCCTACGCCGATATTATCGACAGCGCCAGCAATAGCATGGCTAGCGCGGCGCCAGTGCTGATCCCTGTGTACTGGGCTGAGGCAGCCCTGCATCAAGCACACGCCCAGGCTCTGCGTCTTCAGGAGCCTCTGGTGGCGCTGATTGAGCAATGTTTGGCCCAAGACCCACGTCCCGCCTACCAAACCCCTACCGCTAAACGTGAATACGGCGCACAGTTTTGGGACCTGGACGTTCGCTGGCATTACCCTGAGCCCGGCGTTATCCGCGTGCTTGAGGTTATTCCAAAGCAGTAA